TGGCGCTCTTCAGGTCTGCGCCGCGCTTCTCGACGACGCCGACGAGGACGCCATCCGGATCGATCGCGGCGGCCTGGGCATCGGCCATCCGCTCTGCCTGTCTGCTGAGTCGTTTCCCATGGCGCAGATCGCGTGCCTCTTCAGCGGTCACGGTCAGCACCGGCAGCACGCGCGCAGCGGCCTCAGCTGGAGTGAGTGTCGCCGCCCCGCCGAGGGCGTCGATCGCGACGGCATCCGCGACATCGAACGCACCCACGCGTGTGCGGCGCAGCGCCGTCAGGTGCCCACCCACCCCGAGATGTGCGCCCAGGTCGCGAGCGAGCGAGCGAATGTAGGTGCCCGAAGAGCATTCGACGATGACGTCCAGGTCGTGGAATCCCTCTCCCGCACGTTCGGCGATGACCTCGAAGCGCGAGATCGTCACACGACGCGAGGTCAGCACGACGTCCTCCCCCGCCCGCACTCGGTCGTACGCGCGCTTTCCGTCGACCTTGATGGCCGACACCGCGCTCGGCACCTGGTCGATCTCGCCGCTCAACGAAGCGATTCCCGCGGAGATGCGCTCAGCGGTGACCTCGTTCCAGGCGTCCGCCGACGCCGTCTCGGTGACCTCGCCCTCTGCGTCATCAGTGTGCGTGGACTGTCCGAGACGGATCGTCGCGTGGTAAGTCTTGTCGGCGCCGACGATGTAGGTCAGCAGTCGTGTGGCCCCCTCGATGCCGATGACCAGAAGACCCGTCGCCATCGGGTCTAGCGTGCCGGCATGCCCGACCTTGCGGGTTCCGAACGCTCGCCGTGTGCGGGCGACGACGTCATGACTGGTGAGCCCCCCGGGTTTGTCGACGAGGAGGATGCCGGGTGAGACCATGCATCCAGCCTATTCGGTCGGCCGCAGCGCTTCCGCCCGGCCGCACCGGCCATACGCTGGAGAGATGCGTGCGACAGCAGAGGCCCTTCCCGAGGGGATCGACGACCTCATCACCTGGTATCAGGACAACGCGCGCGATCTGCCCTGGCGGCGCGCCGAATTCCACGAGCGCTATGGCGCATGGGGCGTGCTCGTGAGCGAGTTCATGTTGCAGCAGACCCCGGTGAACCGTGTCATTCCGCATCTCGCTGCGTGGCTCGATCGCTGGGCGACGCCCGCGGCGCTTGCCGCGGCCAGCCCCGCGGAAGTGGTGCACCAGTGGGCGAGCCTCGGATACCCGCGGCGGGCGCTGTGGCTGCACGGCGCTGCATCGCGCATCGTCGCCGAGCACGAGGGGCAGACGCCCCGCGATGTCGACGCGCTCCTCGCTCTCCCGGGCATCGGCGACTACACGGCACGGGCGGTGGCGGTCTTCGCATTCGGCGATCATCACCCCGTGGTCGACACCAACACCCGTCGCGTTCTGGCGCGCGCGATGCACGGCCAGCCACAGCCCGCTCCCCCGTCCCGGCGAGATCTCGACGACATGCGCGCCCTGCTGCCCGAGGATGTCGGCGATTCCGCGATCGTGAACGCCGCGATGATGGAGCTCGGTGCCACGCTGTGCACCGCCCGCGCGCCCCGTTGTGCCTCGTGCCCGCTCGCCGCGCAGTGCGCGTGGCGGGCCGCGGGCTACCCGGCGGGCGAGGACCGACGACGAAAGCAGGCCGCCTACGAGGGCTCCGACCGGCAGACACGCGGCGCGATCCTGCGCGCACTGCGCGGGGCTGTCGACCATGCGCTCCCGGCCGAACTCACGATCGCGGATTGGCCGCGACCTGAACAGCGCGACCGCGCGATCGATTCGCTCATCGCCGACGGGCTCATCGAGGCGGACGAAGGGATGCTGCGCCTGCCGCACTGACCCGCGGACGCACGGATGCCCCGAAGAGAGGATCTCTCCGGGGCACCCGCATGGTCACGGTGAGAGGTCAGGAGCGGCCCTGATCTCCCTCACACGGGATCACGCACAGGCGGCGACGAGCTCCCATGCACCCCAGGCGGAAGAGCCGGGACGCTCGCCCTGCGACCACCACTTGGCCTTGTAGTTCGACCCCTGGTAGCTCACGGTCGAACCACCCGGGTAGGCAGACCCCGAGGCCCAGGCTGCGACGCACGCCGTACCGGTCGAACCGTCGGTGGATCCATCCGTTGCGCCGTCGGTCGTCCCGTCCGTCGTACCGTCGGTCGTGCCGCCGTCCGTCGTGCCATCCGTCGTGCCGTCGGTCGAACCGGGTGCGCAGGCGGAGACGAGGTTCCAGACACCGCCGTTGCCGGGGGTCTCGTTCTGCGTCCACCACTTCGCGGTGTACTCGGAACCGTTGTGCGACACCTTCGCGCCACCGGTGTACACCGCCGAGGCCGACCATGCCGGGCTCGTGCAGGCGCCGGTCGTTCCGTCGGTCGAGCCGTCGGTGGTTCCGTCGGTCGTGCCGTCCGTCGTCCCATCCGTGGATCCGTCGGTCGTGCCATCCGTCGTGCCGCCGCCGTTGCCGGGATCCGTCGCAGGTCCTGTGGGCGCAGCGCGCAGCGCATCGGCCATGGTGCCGACGAGCTCGCCCTGACGGTCACCGGTGAGGTCCCACCACATCGCGCCGCCGAGACCGAGGTCCACGAGGTACTGCGCCTTCTGCGCGGTCGTGCGGGTGTCGTCGTAGCTCCACCACTGGTTGCCGTCGTAGCGCCATGCCGCACCGATCGCAGCGTCGTAGTACCCGGTGCCGAGGTTCTTCAGCTTGTCGTAGTCCTCGTTGCCCTTCTCCCACGTGCCAGGGCCGGCCGCCGTCGCAGGACCCCAGGCGTTCGCCGAGGTCGCGCCCTGCCAGCCGCGACCGTAGGCCGCGAGGCCGATGCCGAGCTGCGCCGGGTTGATACCGGTCTTCAGATACTCGCGCACGCTCTTGTCGACGCTGAACTGACGGTGCGCGGGGCGCGTGTCCGTCGGGTCGTCGTACAGGTTGCCCTGGTGCCCGGTGAGCGACGGGTCCCATGCACCGTGAAGGTCATACCCCTGGATGTTGCCGAAGTCGAGGTAGTTGTAGAGCTCGGGGTCGTTCCAGCCACCCGCGTTGATGTCCTCGACGTTCGCCGGGAGGAAGGCGGAGAGCTGGTACTCCTTGCCGGTGGTCGCCGTGATGGCGTCCAGCTGGGTGCGGAACTCCTTCAGCAGCGCCTTGAAGTTGGCCTTGTCGTTGACCTCGTCGACGATGTTGCCGACCTCGCCGTTGTGCGAACCGGGCCACTCCCAGTCGATGTCGAAGCCGTCGAACACGCCGGCGGCGGCACCTGCGCCACCACGACCGTCGATCACCGGCAGGTTGCCCTTGATGTAGAGGTTGATGCAGCTCGAGACCAGCTTCTTCCGCGAGGCATCCGTCGCCGCGGCTGCAGAGAAGTTCTTCGACCAGGTCCAGCCGCCGAGCGACAGCATGACCTTCAGGTTGGGGTTCTTCGCCTTCAGCTGCTTGAGCTGGTTGAACGAGCCGGCGAGCGGCTGGTCCCACTTGTCCGCGACGCCGGCGACCGAGTTGGCTGCCGTGTACCCCATGCCGAAGTCGGCCCAGGCGTCACCGGCGCCGTCGGAGCCGTTGGGGCCCGTCCCCTGCGCCTTGTTGGCGATGAAGCACTCCAGCGTCTGGTGGTGGATGTTGCCGAAGGAGTAGTTGATGTGGGTCAGGTCCGCTGCGGTGCCGGACACATCCAGCTGCTTGGCCTGGAAGTTACGGCCGTACACACCCCACTGGGTGAAGTAGCCGACGTTGCGGTATCCGTTGACCGCGCTCGGCACCTGCGCCTGCGCGCTGACACCCGGCTCGGTGGTGGCGGCTGCAGCGGGAACGCTGGCAACCGTGGCGAACGTCGCGACCGTGGCCGCCGTGGCCAGTGTCGCGATCGCGGCGGCGATGCCGCGACGTGGTTTTCTCAGTGTCATTATCTTCTCTCTCTGAGCGGATGCGGGGGCATCCGCATGGTGTTCCACCCGGCTGACGGCCGAGGGACGTCAAGAAGGTGGGGCGACGTCACCGTCGCCCCACCCGCGTTCTCAGCAGCGAGCGCCCTCGCCCCACACCGCGTTGGTGCCGGGGGTGTCGCCCTGCGTCCACCACTTGGCTGTGTAGACCGAACCGCCGTGGCTGACCTTCGCGCCGCCGGTGTAGACCGCAGAAGCGCTCCAGGCCGCGACCGTGCACGAGCCTGTTCCGCCCGTGCCGCCACCCGGCGTCGTGCCTGCACTCGGCTCGACGACCGTCACACCGCGCGGCAGGTCGTAGAGCGTTGCGAACGTCTGGTCGCCGACCGTGACGCGCAGGTTGGAGATCTGCGTCATCGGCAGACGCCAGGAGAACTTCGTCCACACCGATCCGCCTGCGGGGATGCCACCTGCGGGCACCTTCAGCGAGTAGGTGTGGAAGTCGCCCTTGAGGCCGCCGACATTGCTGCCCGTGTGATCGCTGGACAGCTTGGTGATGCCCCATCCGCCCTGCTCGCCCAGTGCGCCGGTGTCGCTCGTTCCGGTGTCGAAGGTGATCGTCGCGCCGGCCGGGATCGCGGTCGCCGAGTTGTTCGTGAAGGTCACCTTGGGATTGATTGGGTAGTTGTTGTCACCCAGCGCGAACTCCGTGAACTTCACATCGAGCTTGATCGCCTTCGTGGGCATCGCCACGTTGGCCTTGGCCGCGTCGTACGGCTGAGAGGCCGACAGGCGCGTGTGCAGGATGTCGACGAGCGTGGAACCCATCTCGTACTGCCCCTTGGCCTGGTTGTAGCCGTAGTCACCGGCGAGCTCCCAGATCATCACGCCGCCGATGCCGTTGTCGGCGACGTAGTTCGCCTTGGCCGTGGTCGCCTGGTCGGCGTCACCCGAGAGGAACGTCTTGGTGGTGTTGTTCCACCACCACTCGACCTTCGTCGTCGGGTCGAAGTGACGCGTGTACGAGCCGTTCAGGGTCGTCGGTGCGCCGTAGGACGCCGCGTAGTCACCGGCGATGCCGTTCTCGAGGTTGAGCACGTGCCAAATGGGGTTCGCACCCGCGCCGATCTCACCGCCGTGCTTGTCGAGGTCCCGCCACAGGTTGTTGATCCCCACGGCGCCGGCGCCGCACTTGGAGTTTCCGCCGTTCGACGGACCGGTTCCCGGAGGGCACTTCGACTGATCTGCCAGCGGCGCCGAGCCGTAGAGACCGTTGGTCCCGCCCTGCACGCCATCCCAACCGCGCGTGTACATCGGCATGCCGATGTTGATGCGGCCCGCCGGCATCGCACCACGGAAGTAGTGGTACGCCCAGTCGGTGTTCAGGTAGCCGATGTTGCTGTAGGCGTTGTAGACACCGCCGGCTGCGAGCTCCGGATCCTTGCCGTCATCGAACAGCGCACCGTTGCCGCCGACGAAGTTGTTCCACGATCCGTGCAGGTCGTAGCTCATGATGTTGACGTAGTCGAGGTACGGGAGGATCTGGTGCACCTCCGCACCGCGCAGCAGCCAGCCGGAGGCGGGAGCTGCGACCGTGAGCATGTAGTGCTTGCCGTCGGCAGCGCCCGCGACGTCGAGCTTCTCGCGCAGCGTCTTCATGAGTGCTTCGTAGCCCGACCACAGCTTCGCGCGGCGCGGCTCGGAGAACGAGAAGTCATCCGGGCTGCCGGCCTTGCCGTTGCTGTTGGCGTATTCGTAGTCGATGTCGACGCCGTCGAACCCGTAGGTGCGGATGAACTCGACCGCGGAGGTCGCGAAGGTGTCGATCTTCGCCTGCGTGTCGGTCATCGTGTAGAAGCCGCCGTCAGCGACGCGGTTGCCGTCCGCCCCGAAGTGGCCTCCGGTCTCAGCCCACCCGCCGACGGAGACGAGCGCCTTCACGCCCGGGTTCTGCGCCTTGTAGGTGTTGAGCATGTTGAAGTGCCCCGTGTACGGAAGCGACGCGGTCATCGCAGCGCCGGGCTCTTCGGGCCAGGTCATGTCGGTGGCCGCGTTGCCGGGGACCTCCGCGTTGACCGAAACCTTGCCCTGCGAGTTGATGTGCGCGAAGGCGTAGTTGATGTGGCTGAGCTTCTTCCATGGAATGTCGCTGGCCAGGTAGCTGGGCTGGCCGTTCTT
The DNA window shown above is from Microbacterium keratanolyticum and carries:
- the truB gene encoding tRNA pseudouridine(55) synthase TruB, with protein sequence MVSPGILLVDKPGGLTSHDVVARTRRAFGTRKVGHAGTLDPMATGLLVIGIEGATRLLTYIVGADKTYHATIRLGQSTHTDDAEGEVTETASADAWNEVTAERISAGIASLSGEIDQVPSAVSAIKVDGKRAYDRVRAGEDVVLTSRRVTISRFEVIAERAGEGFHDLDVIVECSSGTYIRSLARDLGAHLGVGGHLTALRRTRVGAFDVADAVAIDALGGAATLTPAEAAARVLPVLTVTAEEARDLRHGKRLSRQAERMADAQAAAIDPDGVLVGVVEKRGADLKSAMNMPEVSA
- a CDS encoding A/G-specific adenine glycosylase, whose amino-acid sequence is MRATAEALPEGIDDLITWYQDNARDLPWRRAEFHERYGAWGVLVSEFMLQQTPVNRVIPHLAAWLDRWATPAALAAASPAEVVHQWASLGYPRRALWLHGAASRIVAEHEGQTPRDVDALLALPGIGDYTARAVAVFAFGDHHPVVDTNTRRVLARAMHGQPQPAPPSRRDLDDMRALLPEDVGDSAIVNAAMMELGATLCTARAPRCASCPLAAQCAWRAAGYPAGEDRRRKQAAYEGSDRQTRGAILRALRGAVDHALPAELTIADWPRPEQRDRAIDSLIADGLIEADEGMLRLPH
- a CDS encoding glycosyl hydrolase family 18 protein, which encodes MTLRKPRRGIAAAIATLATAATVATFATVASVPAAAATTEPGVSAQAQVPSAVNGYRNVGYFTQWGVYGRNFQAKQLDVSGTAADLTHINYSFGNIHHQTLECFIANKAQGTGPNGSDGAGDAWADFGMGYTAANSVAGVADKWDQPLAGSFNQLKQLKAKNPNLKVMLSLGGWTWSKNFSAAAATDASRKKLVSSCINLYIKGNLPVIDGRGGAGAAAGVFDGFDIDWEWPGSHNGEVGNIVDEVNDKANFKALLKEFRTQLDAITATTGKEYQLSAFLPANVEDINAGGWNDPELYNYLDFGNIQGYDLHGAWDPSLTGHQGNLYDDPTDTRPAHRQFSVDKSVREYLKTGINPAQLGIGLAAYGRGWQGATSANAWGPATAAGPGTWEKGNEDYDKLKNLGTGYYDAAIGAAWRYDGNQWWSYDDTRTTAQKAQYLVDLGLGGAMWWDLTGDRQGELVGTMADALRAAPTGPATDPGNGGGTTDGTTDGSTDGTTDGTTDGTTDGSTDGTTGACTSPAWSASAVYTGGAKVSHNGSEYTAKWWTQNETPGNGGVWNLVSACAPGSTDGTTDGTTDGGTTDGTTDGTTDGATDGSTDGSTGTACVAAWASGSAYPGGSTVSYQGSNYKAKWWSQGERPGSSAWGAWELVAACA
- a CDS encoding glycosyl hydrolase family 18 protein, with product MARQRSSVRLRIGALATAAIVTAGFAVATSTAASAATAECQTPWSATAVYTGGGLASHNGVNYRAKWWTQNEVPGSSAWGAWENQGACSTGTTDGTTDGTTDGTTDGTTDGTTDGATDGTTDGATDGTTDGTTDGTTDGMTDGTTDGTTDGSTDGATEGTPWTSNPDETCRPDGLYQTPGVNVPYCSIYDTNGREILPNGLEHRVIGYFTSWRTGKNGQPSYLASDIPWKKLSHINYAFAHINSQGKVSVNAEVPGNAATDMTWPEEPGAAMTASLPYTGHFNMLNTYKAQNPGVKALVSVGGWAETGGHFGADGNRVADGGFYTMTDTQAKIDTFATSAVEFIRTYGFDGVDIDYEYANSNGKAGSPDDFSFSEPRRAKLWSGYEALMKTLREKLDVAGAADGKHYMLTVAAPASGWLLRGAEVHQILPYLDYVNIMSYDLHGSWNNFVGGNGALFDDGKDPELAAGGVYNAYSNIGYLNTDWAYHYFRGAMPAGRINIGMPMYTRGWDGVQGGTNGLYGSAPLADQSKCPPGTGPSNGGNSKCGAGAVGINNLWRDLDKHGGEIGAGANPIWHVLNLENGIAGDYAASYGAPTTLNGSYTRHFDPTTKVEWWWNNTTKTFLSGDADQATTAKANYVADNGIGGVMIWELAGDYGYNQAKGQYEMGSTLVDILHTRLSASQPYDAAKANVAMPTKAIKLDVKFTEFALGDNNYPINPKVTFTNNSATAIPAGATITFDTGTSDTGALGEQGGWGITKLSSDHTGSNVGGLKGDFHTYSLKVPAGGIPAGGSVWTKFSWRLPMTQISNLRVTVGDQTFATLYDLPRGVTVVEPSAGTTPGGGTGGTGSCTVAAWSASAVYTGGAKVSHGGSVYTAKWWTQGDTPGTNAVWGEGARC